The following is a genomic window from Plasmodium yoelii strain 17X genome assembly, chromosome: 12.
ACTcgtaaaaaacaaaaacaaaaaaaaaaacaaagaaCGAATAAATACAACGTTCTTAATTTtgataaagaaaaaacattaaaaatattttttgtatatatttcaaCCAAAATGAGTAATagatttatatatgtatagggTTGTATTGAttattgtcttttttttttttttttttttatttcattttatattggGTTGAGTGTACATCACTATTACCTgttttactattattttcatcttcaATGTTTTTTTTCGTAATAGATAAACTAGTTGATCCTAAAGTTATGGAAGCTTTATCTGGATCTTCAATATTACTATGATCATAagattttgaaaatttatttgaatattttaatttcCAATTTAATAAACTTTGTGAATTTTTAATTGCTTTAGTATTTAGACTTAACAAAGAAGGAGCcatattattgttaataGAACTTGTAGTATATTTATCTGAattgtttatataattatctgaatatttaaaagtattttttattaatgattcatGAGGGTTTCCTTTTAAAATagatttagaaatatatttaagatattttttatttttttttaattgatcATGTAAATCATTACTATTGTTTGTATTAATGTTTGAACTTAAAATATCTTTTATTGTAACTTTATCATATTTCCAATATTGTTctatagatatattatttaagggttggaaatataaataccattttttattgttatttggatcatcattattatttagcAAACATtctttatgttttattttgttatgaTAAtcgtaatatatattatctagatttaaattatttaaaactttatttttcaattttcTTAAATTATCTTTTGACTCTAGAATATCATCGATTCCATTAATATCTCTTTCCTTTGGATATTCAAATGggcaatattttttaaactcCATCTTTGGCGCAGTTTTTACGATGCAACTATGTTTCCTCTACGATGCAACTATGTTTCCTTTACGATGCAATTTTGTGCTTTTATGACAAATTTCGTGCTTTTATGACAAATTTCGTGCTTTTATGACAAATTTCGTGCTTCTGTTTTTTTAGTGtgaaaaattttaatttcggtatatattttttttccacgCTTTGTTTTGCGTCTTTATCATTAGTATATGGTGTGGTGTATCTTTTCTTATATTCCTTTTtgtgtatattataattatatcgATTAACATGCCTCATAAGATtgtaatttttcaaatatacTAAGGATCCTTTAAATATAGgcatataaatttatgttttaaaaatggTTTTATTTTGCCATATTTTTAATggtatttttattcattccttatttttttttttactttttaaatatgtttcCACTTTTccctttattattattattatattttccacATATAAAAACGggtgaaaaaatatataactatatGTAAAACATGGAAATTGTAACAGGGCGGCCCGGCTATTGCATTGGCATTTTTCATACCACTATTTGTATCACTATTATACTActactattttttattttttattttttattttttatttttttttttttttttttcagttcGATTCCGTACGATATTACCttcaatttatataatttttttacgaaatatatatttatattttttaaggtattaatatagtttatttatattttataaataagttGTTGTAATAAACTTTTTATTGAATTTGGAATTCAAGCTTAACCGAAGTTTAGgaattttttctcttttatttttaggagaataaaaaaaaaaaaatatatagtaaagaaatttataataaattacgCATAAGACCCAAGTTGACCTATGAATTTAAGACTTATAAGAAATATCgtttgaatataaaataagagtgtgctaaaaaaaaattattaattttgttcaGGGTTAAGATTTTCCTAAAATATCTATAATAAAGCagtaataaattaataataaagcGATAATAAAGCGATAACAAAGCGATAACAAAGCGATAATAAAGCGATAATAAAGcgataattatttttattatgaaaGCTAAGTTGtgattactattttttttagtaaataaaatatatattttaaatcaaAGTTAGCAAAATAAAGTACTAATCGAGATtaagcaaataaaaatgcCATATTTAATTGATATAATCTTTTAAATTATGAAAGGAATAATATTGATtagatatttattatttataatatatttaaattatttatatgtccAGGCcgcatatttttatgtaaaagAAGGTGCTGAAAAATGCTTTGTTGAGAATGTTTCAAAAAGTGTTATTATAGTAGCATCCTATGACAATTATGGAACTAAAGgttaataacatttttttataatgtgtgtttaaatatttatgtagatatttatataaatgcactttattttttttatttttttttttttctgaaaaataaaacagaACTCAAATGCTTAATTAATGTGAAAGATAAAAATGGGCTTGTTTTGTATACTCATGATACATCACAAATGAGTAAAggtaatttataatttcctaaaaaataaaaaaataaaaaaaaataaaaaaaaacaaaaaaaaataaaaaaaaattgagattatttaaaaatgttgtCACTATTTATGATATAGTTATGTGACCCCTTTCAGTGTCTATaaatgtttattatatatttttcaaaatattatataggCAAAATATCTTATATGACAAAATCAAGTGGGTTAcattatatttgtattttatgcCCTTCAAATAACTGGTTTAAAGACAGCTCTATAAAATGGAATCTTTCAATTGAGGTTGGTGGGATAGATATTGATATGAATGATACTGCAAAAAAATCAGAAATAAGTGAAACATTAAatactttaaaaaatttaaaaaaaaaatttaattctATGAAAACACACCATGCCCATCAAAAAGTTATAGTAAGATTCGCTCCTTTATATTTAGTACAAACGTTTGAACATGTGTATGgatgtatatgtatgtgtGTGTAGTGTTGtcatgtaatttttttattttttattttttatttttttactttttattttttatttttttttttttaggcGGACAATATGCATGAACATAACAAAAATGTTCACAAAAGTATGATCTATTGTTACATTatagaaattattattttaataataataacaggGTATTCTATAatgcatttaaaaaattattttaaggCAAACAAATTAATGTGATATGGctcaaaatattaatatttcctaataaatatatcaaatacatttttaaaatatacgTACACGTATATGTGTATGTATATGcgtatattattattttgataatgtgcattttaaatatgaatttttttttttgaaaaatttaaagTGAAACACTTGTTtgagtaaaaaataaattaatctatatattttaaaaataaaaaaagatctCCACATtttacaattaaaaaaaagaaaacgcATATATTTGCGTGTGGTATTTGATGGGCAATTTAGGCCAATTAGACCAATTCGACCAATATATatcgatttaaaaaaattaaataaaaatggtaaaaatggcgaatgaaaaaataaaacgaaaaaaatgaaaaataattcgATAAATCAGCATTTATAGACAATTTTGTCCTTTTTGACATAATAAATTGGTGCACCGTCCATTTCGTTCAAGGAGTTAATAATTTTGCGAAGGGTCGAGATATCCAGCTTGGCTAGTTGGGGCATTTTATCTTTGTTGCCCAAGATGATCTGAGGGGAGTGGGAAATTAACGAAGTGGAAAATGAGAGAAGCGAAAAAATTAGCGAAGTAAAGCGGAAAAATAAAGCGAAAAAATTAGCGAAGTAAAGCGAAAAAATTAGACGTTCCAAATGAGCAAGCAGTACCAAATCGAGGAGGGCCTCATCACGCAATCCATCTCCGGGGTCATTGAGAGTGACATTTTCGACGATCAATCTCTCTATCTCCTTAACATCAAGTGGGGTAGCTTTAGCACTAGGAGGTTGTTGGTCATCTAGCATTGGATTGTCATTATCCTGGTTATCTGCCGATTTActtgttttctttttttttctactaGTAGTTTGTTTTTCAGCagttcttttttttgatttggttttattttttttattttgtggtTTGTGAAGGTATTcctcatcatcatcatcatcatcgtCATAATCCTCCTCTTCATCATCTTCTGATTCATCTTCTGATTCTACAATTTCTTCACCAAATAAAGTAtacattaataatttttttgcataattaaCATCTACGCTTGTTACATATCTATTTAGTTTTAATTTAGCATGAGAAGAAGCTATACGAATAATAGCTTCTAAAGTTCTTGGTGTAACACCttgtataattttgttaTGTGAATATTTAGCAgctttttctcttaaatcaGCATATAATTCAGTAATAACTTCACATGCTTCATCACTAACTTCAGGATATGGTTTCCATCCATCAGTTCTTTgtttttcattataaaatacatttttaacataatgtaaatattttttaaaaaaagggACTGTTAATATTTCATGTTCTataccatttttatcataataaaTCATTTCATCTCTGTTTGCAAATATAGGTGTTTCAAATTCTTCATTATCTTGTGCATTATTagtatcattattattattattatttacttctctatcattatatatactaaTATGTTGAGCCTTCTGATTAATATCATAGCTATCTGCTTGTATAACAAAATTTTTTTGGCTATTtctattttcatttaaaattGGTTTAGCTTTTTCTGTAACATTTCTTAAAACAGATTCTGCAATTCGTTCATCATCTTGTTCTGTAGTACTATCTCTAACTAAGAATATTAGGTCAAAACGAGAAAGTAAAGATGGTTCAAATTGTAACTGTTGTCCCATATCAAGTGAATCATTCCAACAACCATATAATGGGTTAGCTGCTGCTAAAACTGTACATCTAGCATTTAGTGTAGTATGTATACCAGCCTTAGCAACAGTAACTGTTTGTTGTTCCATAACTTCATGAATAGCTACTCTATCAGTTTGTTGCATTTTATCAAATTCATCTATACATACAACTCTTCTATCACCCATAACCATAGCACCTCCTTCAACAACACGTTCACCAGTATCTTGATCTGTAACAATAGCTGCTGTTAAACCAACACCAGATGAGCCTCTACCTGTTGCTGAAACAGTACCTGGCATAATACTCATAACATAACGTAATAATTGTGATTTACCACAACTTGGGTCGCCTACTAACATGATATGTATATCACCTCTTATATGATGAGAAGGTAATGCACGTTCTGTTCCTCCAGCTAACATTAATACAATTCCTTTTTTTACAATATCTTGACCACATATAGAAGGAGCAAAAGAATAACCTAATATATCTATagtattttgttttttagcAAATGCatggaaattttttttatcggcttcagaaatgaataaattagtatcatatgtttctttatttttaactaGAACATTATTAGCTATTAAAAATGATCTACCTAAACCACTATTAGTACTATTGGCTTGACCACAGCTAGCTCTATAAACTCCCCATACTCTAACTCGATCTCCACATTTTACAATATCACATAAATCATCTTCTACTATGACTTCTACCCATCTTGGCATTTGACCAGTTGGTGCATCTTCGGGTGTTTCTTGAATAACAAATTTTTgatgatttttatatttacataaacCTATTTCATGTCTATGCATAATTTTTCCTTCTGGATCTGAAGCTGGAGGTCTTCCAGAATCTTTAGCTGTTTTATCAAAATCAGTTATATCATAATGTGGTCTTAAATGAACAGTTTTTTCTTCACTTCTAACATCTGCATTTATATCATGTACAGCTTCACCAATATAAACAGATTGTACTAATTTAGGTTGAACTGTTGAACATTTATTTACTACACCTTCGACTGCAACTAATTTATTAATCATTGAACTTTGCAATCCTCTTGGAGTTACATGATGTCTACCTAACCATCCAGATATACCAATTTTTGGGCATTCTATATCTATTTTACTATCTTGAGATTTCCATAATTCTTTTATAGCAGCTTGATAAGCAGGTAATGCTAAATATGGTTCTTTTATTAAGCATTTAGCTAATAATTCAAATTGTTCATTACCAGtttgaaaattattaatattacatattaatctttgatgtattattatgttaggtatatttttatctaccattttattatattcttctGTAGCATCAGCTCTTAATTCTGTTATTTTTtgatgtatatatttatttgtttgtacaaataataagaacCCATCTAAcaattgtttatatttttgttgtgTAAAAACAACACTTTGCCTTCCTGATTCATATTCACTAATAATATTgtcatttaatttttgaagctttttttctttattttctttatctaACCTCATAGAATTATCTAAAATTGAGGAATTATTAATAGATGAATCCATTAATGTGTAATTTATTAGTGAATTGTTATAAGCCCTAAAATCTGATCTCCTTGATGGAGAAACACTTTTTTGAATGCTTAGATTTTCCATTTTgccaaatatataaatatgcgataaaaatataaatagttatataattGGGAAATTGACATGAACGATTTGTTGGTACACTTGTAAGCGGTTTCTTACAATTGGGAGTTATTATGCATgcaaagaaaaaagaaaaatatatatattgaacTTATATTACATGATGTGTAATAAAACAGTAAAGGTGGTATTATAAGatgatattataatattaagcACTTTGTCATCTCATTAAAAGGGAAGTAATgatacacacacacacacaggTACTATGAATAGCCATATGTTTGTACTACTGCTGGGTGTAGTGTCAAATGTgggaataaaaatgtaaaaagaATGAGGGCGTATATGTTAGCATTGTATGCTAATCGTTTTTGTGtgtaaatatgtattatatatatatgtatatttttttttatatattatatattttttttatagctttaaaattatttaaaaaaaataactaaaAAGCTTTATGTGTTTACTActttattatatgcatagtattttttaaaacaatttaaaaaaataataaaattcacATTTTTCAGGAGcaaaaaacaatatgcatattaatatgaaaaaatatgaattatgtccacattattatcatgtatcgctttttttttatatgaaaaatatgaaaaataaattatttcatACTTAAAAAGtcaaatatttttgtaaatatatgGTACACATTaggtattaaaaatatgtcgcatattatatgtaatattttttatcttgtttaaataatttaagatGATACAAAAAAAGCATTCACAGGTGCGTATGAAATGGTAAAAAATTAGTAAAAATTAGCAAAAATTAGCAAAAATTAGTAAAAATTagcaaaaattaataaaaattaataaaaattaataaaaatatatattatgtatttttttattcataatttattttaaagtgtcttaaaataatatataattattaaatccTTGGAcacacatttatataattaatgtttattatttcttaatttttagctattaaatattttgaattaaaaaaaaaaaaaaaaaataataactctctacatatttttaagaatTATTATAAGCataaaaaatagataaagAAAAGtggatatatttattatatgcgTAATGATttgtattatcattattttaatgtttttttaatatggAAATGggatatatatttaagacATGAAATGATTTcgagaaaatatttattaccCTTTACTAATGAGCGGTTTTAATTTTgactatatattatttatattattatatattattatatattattatttatattattataccaaTTTTTTGATATGTTATGGAATAAAAAGTATTACATTTTCtcctttaaaaaattatacataaagagtataaaaaaaaaataaaaatatttcccACATTTTTTCTTaagcaatatatataatgtaaaaatatttttgtaaatttataataggtgtaaaaaataataaattaaataaaatttaaataaaaaataatgtagtGTATATTACACAAGTATACATATCctcacatatatattattgaatatataaataaccaTATAGCTAcgcatttatatatatatatacaagtAAGCATATGTTTGTatagttttataaaaaaaatttaattaataattaatatgttagcaataaattttattaatttatatggCACTATTGGCATACATTCTATTCCATTCTCTTGCAACATTTTCAGCATCTTTTTTATCTTGTTTAAAATGATCTGCAACCTTTGAATCTAATGGATCATCGGGTTCAGGTGATGATAATAAAGCTTGTATACTTAGCAAAACGGTTCTTATTTGTAATGCTGGGCTCCatttatcttttaatatatctaaACATATTCTTCCTAATTTATCCTGCaccattttaataaatattaacacatttacataatatattatatactaataaataatgaatcaAACACACACACAACTGCAAACATCAAGTTTTCCTAAAttgtatacatttttttatttttatttttaacttaCAATGTTGGGgtgatatatttttgttaaaaatcGAACTTTTGGTGGTTCCATAGGATATTGTTCAGGTAAAAAAAGTTCTAATTTATAGGAGCCACCTATAGAAATAAAAGGggtgaaataaaatattaatattttatatttgtatatattataattttaaatcaaaataataaacattaTTATACAAACCTTCATATGGGGTTCCTTCTGGTCCATTTATTACAATATCAAAATGCCTATAATTTTCGGGAACGGGTGCAGCAACAATACCTGGGgctatatatagaaaaataaaatatcagtATATGTAAGATAATAGTATAAATTGTATGTAAAAAGGGTGAGGCAAATTTTGGATGTATAAAGGGGCATAGAAGCGCTCCattgctttattttttttttgtttttttttgtttttttttacgtGGCTCATTTGCTAAGTTTTGCGTTTCCTTTATTATTCTTCTTGGTATTGACATATTCTATAagttgtttatatatattaaaacaaaataaaaataataaaaaataacggACAAAAAATCGgaaattataatatgttaGGAAAAGGGGTTAAACAAATTATAGgctgttatatatattgtctctgaataaaaaaaaatgtttatatattttattataatctaTGTGTGGGTAAAGAAATGATAGcaaacaaacaaaaaaataaataagcatGAAAAAgtgtaaataaatatgctatgtactataaaatatgtactataaaatatgtaatataaaCATGTACTATAAACATGTAATATAAACATGTAATATAAACATGTAATATAAACATGTAATATAAACATGTACTATAAACATGTAATATAAAcatgtaatatattatttttttttttttttttaacaatctTTAACctttttgatttaaatattttcgGGTATTTCAAGAGActtttcattatattataatattctacCAAATGACGTATTagagatatatataattaatacatgaaaaaaaataatacgtcgtttaaatattattgaatttatttatttgtgatttttttattaaatatttccaAAATTATTGTGTAAATAGCTGTGTTTGTTTTACTACGCATTTTGGTGGATtcgttatttattttgaccgtcatatatatatgcataaaaaattaataaatatatattatatatataaaaccacctaaaattaatataaataagcaCCTTAATAAAATTGCTTTATGCAAATTTTCACGCTTTATttgttactattttttttttcttatttaatGTGGAACATTTTTAAATCGTATAATTGCGTTTACATATAATTGCAAAATTGGCTCttctaattttattttttaatttttccaaCATTCAAACATTATGAAGAGATGGGAAAAACTGcgaatttttataataagaAAGGGAATTGGAAAAATAGTTGATAATAGTTGGGAAAAATAGTTGGAAAAAATAGTTGATAATAGTTGGGAAAAATAGTTGGAAAAATAGCTGGAAAAATAGTTGATAATAGTTGGGAAAAATAGCTGGAAAAAATAACTGACAAAAGGGACTGCAGGTGTTAAATCTTTTGAAACTAAAAACGGGCGCTTAATTGCATATGGTTTAagcatatataattttttccaaattttaaattttatttgaatGAGTGCAAAAATAAGGTTATGCAATATATTTCGACACAGTTTGACATTTGACACAGTTTGACATTTGACACAGTTTGACATATTTGGTGTATCCGAATATTGCCAATTAAATTTTGCGCTAATTTTTCTACATAGATAGATTTCCTCaaataacatatttaaagaataaacgtctttttaattataatttttaaaccaccatatatatacacataagataaaatataaaaggtACCAACACGGCAATATATTAacataagaaaaataaatttgaaatttctaaatttaaaaatttccagacatatttaataaaactaATTTGGGCATTATATAaagcaatatatttatattgtttctACCATTTcgttataatttattattaagtaatcaaaaatattattatatttatatgtatatatatgcacatgtTTTTTTGGTAATGTAAATTAGATTATCATTTATTAGATTATTTCGGGAAATTTAAATATGCATGTATTAAAATTAGGATAGATCAAATTCGACTAATAAGGCCACACATATGTATGCATGGGTTTATGCATGGGTGTATGCATGGGTTTATGCTGGGTTTATGCTGGGTTTATGCATGGGTTTATGCATGGGTGTGTGCACATAAAAAACAATCACGTAgaatatttgtttatttcatCTTGAGTACAAGATAGTGTTTTCCTTTTGTATAATAACAAAACAGCGGTGTTATAATCACTGCATCCTCCAAATAAATCAAGAGAAGAAAAATTGTGAAGACTCACTTTATCATCATCCATTTTAAACCATGTTGGTTCattattacttttattttttttagttctAGGaccattattatcatattctgaatctttatttatacaatttctcatttttttccatGCAATATAATGACCACTTTCTTCATTTCTTCCTTTATGTGTAATAACTGAAATTAGTTCATATTCTCCATTTGGAATTTCAACaaattctatttttttatcatcttgGTTAATCAAATTGTCAGAAGATTTATTGTCTTCATTTGTGTTTTCTTGAATAATAGATGTTTTAATATCTTTTCGATTCATTGTAATATTTCTAGCAATTTTTAAATCAGCTTTTACATTATCAGAAcaaaaatcatatatatcaaaattttcTGGAAAGGAAACTTTTCTACATATTTTGGCAGTAACAACAGAAACTGTATTACTTGTATCTACAATTCGTTTTGATTCAAATcgtaaaaaatgtataattaaataaGGAGGTAATGAATCTATTTctgattttttttcatataatgtatcttctttatcattttcattttttttttttttaattttttctattaatgATAATCTAATACCTTCATGAAGATTATTTACTGGGGTACTTTGTGTTCCCATATAACAAATTAGtttattatgtttttctTCTGTTAATTCAAATTGTTCTTTTTCTTGcgaattttcttttttttgcgagttttcttttttttgtgtttctTCTTGTTCTAcacatttaatttttccaattattttaaatgagAAAAGTTTATCAATAATTTTTGATTCTGTATGATCATTTAATGATGTTAGAATCGCATTCATGCATTCTTCTGCATCTTGTTGTGCATATTGTTTTGTTCTTACATTAATAGTTTTAAATTTTGGGAAAACATCTCTAAAGgcttttaataattctaatGGAACATAAGGCTCAGATGATTTTCCAAAAGTTTTagaaaaatgtatataagaATCGAATAAaatatctttatttgatCTGAACCCAatattttgtgttttttttatattacttAGGAATTCTCCTAAATCATTAAAAGAAGTCAAAAATTGCAAAACTGCATTAAAATAACAAGTATTTCCTAAATTTACTATACCTTGATcttcaaaaataatatttttattttgatttaatttttctttatcttcTTTTGATAAATCTTCTAAAAATGTAATTTTATCAGGTTTTTCAGCCAATGATTCTGATGATCCTACTAacattattttgtcattattttttatatttaatgttTGCAAATTGGTATCATCTTTTATTAATCCTTTGTACATtagtttttgtttttctgGTGGTACGGCAGTTAATTTCCTATAAGCAACAGACCaaaaatgtagaaaaatttagaaaaatttagaaaattttagaaaaataaacatataaacatatattgGCAGTAgacatataaataagtacatcttaatctaatatttaataatttgcgATTCATGGAATAGCGGCAAGAGATGgtgatatttttattttttttatgcatttttttgaaatataataaaaacaaataatattacCACCATCTCTTGCGCTACCTTAATAGGTTATGTACACATAGACGAAAAAAGATTTAGaaaattttttcatatacaaaaatatattttataagacAAAAATTTaaggaataaataaataataaattaattatatacacattatttaaataggCACTTTAAGAATGTCTATTTGTTCGGTCTATATAGAATAAgagaaaataacaaaatgtatatgtacattattttagtatattttttttattgaattACCATAACTGCTCTTTAAACAATGCTACTGGCTCATTTATATTGAGCTCAAGatcattataaatattcgtTTTCCATTTGACAGTTACCTTAACTATCGtcatttttatcatgtatattatatatgcgcatgtatatatatccgttttttacacaattttcgatttctttatataataaaacataaaatacaaaaaaaataaatatataaattatacataaataaatataatgatcTGATTAATACGAAAGTGTATTATATAGCCAAATAAATGCTGGCCAATTTATAATTGAAAACGTGGGATTACAATATTTCTTATTATTGTAgcatacaaatatatttttcaaatttttcaaatttttcaaaattttcgaaattttcaaaaaaaaaaaaacatatacactatttataaaataaataattgcTATAATAATACGAATACAGTTATATgtaaaaagagaaaataattaaaaatacaaattcaTAATAACTAAATTAACtgaaattaaattttaagAAAATAAAGCACAGAAAAAGGTCGTTATATA
Proteins encoded in this region:
- a CDS encoding DNA replication licensing factor MCM3, putative, which gives rise to MENLSIQKSVSPSRRSDFRAYNNSLINYTLMDSSINNSSILDNSMRLDKENKEKKLQKLNDNIISEYESGRQSVVFTQQKYKQLLDGFLLFVQTNKYIHQKITELRADATEEYNKMVDKNIPNIIIHQRLICNINNFQTGNEQFELLAKCLIKEPYLALPAYQAAIKELWKSQDSKIDIECPKIGISGWLGRHHVTPRGLQSSMINKLVAVEGVVNKCSTVQPKLVQSVYIGEAVHDINADVRSEEKTVHLRPHYDITDFDKTAKDSGRPPASDPEGKIMHRHEIGLCKYKNHQKFVIQETPEDAPTGQMPRWVEVIVEDDLCDIVKCGDRVRVWGVYRASCGQANSTNSGLGRSFLIANNVLVKNKETYDTNLFISEADKKNFHAFAKKQNTIDILGYSFAPSICGQDIVKKGIVLMLAGGTERALPSHHIRGDIHIMLVGDPSCGKSQLLRYVMSIMPGTVSATGRGSSGVGLTAAIVTDQDTGERVVEGGAMVMGDRRVVCIDEFDKMQQTDRVAIHEVMEQQTVTVAKAGIHTTLNARCTVLAAANPLYGCWNDSLDMGQQLQFEPSLLSRFDLIFLVRDSTTEQDDERIAESVLRNVTEKAKPILNENRNSQKNFVIQADSYDINQKAQHISIYNDREVNNNNNNDTNNAQDNEEFETPIFANRDEMIYYDKNGIEHEILTVPFFKKYLHYVKNVFYNEKQRTDGWKPYPEVSDEACEVITELYADLREKAAKYSHNKIIQGVTPRTLEAIIRIASSHAKLKLNRYVTSVDVNYAKKLLMYTLFGEEIVESEDESEDDEEEDYDDDDDDDEEYLHKPQNKKNKTKSKKRTAEKQTTSRKKKKTSKSADNQDNDNPMLDDQQPPSAKATPLDVKEIERLIVENVTLNDPGDGLRDEALLDLIILGNKDKMPQLAKLDISTLRKIINSLNEMDGAPIYYVKKDKIVYKC
- a CDS encoding transmembrane emp24 domain-containing protein, putative, with product MKGIILIRYLLFIIYLNYLYVQAAYFYVKEGAEKCFVENVSKSVIIVASYDNYGTKELKCLINVKDKNGLVLYTHDTSQMSKGKISYMTKSSGLHYICILCPSNNWFKDSSIKWNLSIEVGGIDIDMNDTAKKSEISETLNTLKNLKKKFNSMKTHHAHQKVIADNMHEHNKNVHKSMIYCYIIEIIILIIITGYSIMHLKNYFKANKLM
- a CDS encoding ubiquitin-conjugating enzyme E2 N, putative, giving the protein MSIPRRIIKETQNLANEPPPGIVAAPVPENYRHFDIVINGPEGTPYEGGSYKLELFLPEQYPMEPPKVRFLTKIYHPNIDKLGRICLDILKDKWSPALQIRTVLLSIQALLSSPEPDDPLDSKVADHFKQDKKDAENVAREWNRMYANSAI
- a CDS encoding ubiquitin carboxyl-terminal hydrolase 14, putative encodes the protein MIKMTIVKVTVKWKTNIYNDLELNINEPVALFKEQLWKLTAVPPEKQKLMYKGLIKDDTNLQTLNIKNNDKIMLVGSSESLAEKPDKITFLEDLSKEDKEKLNQNKNIIFEDQGIVNLGNTCYFNAVLQFLTSFNDLGEFLSNIKKTQNIGFRSNKDILFDSYIHFSKTFGKSSEPYVPLELLKAFRDVFPKFKTINVRTKQYAQQDAEECMNAILTSLNDHTESKIIDKLFSFKIIGKIKCVEQEETQKKENSQKKENSQEKEQFELTEEKHNKLICYMGTQSTPVNNLHEGIRLSLIEKIKKKKNENDKEDTLYEKKSEIDSLPPYLIIHFLRFESKRIVDTSNTVSVVTAKICRKVSFPENFDIYDFCSDNVKADLKIARNITMNRKDIKTSIIQENTNEDNKSSDNLINQDDKKIEFVEIPNGEYELISVITHKGRNEESGHYIAWKKMRNCINKDSEYDNNGPRTKKNKSNNEPTWFKMDDDKVSLHNFSSLDLFGGCSDYNTAVLLLYKRKTLSCTQDEINKYST